ATTTGTGCGTGCACTGCATCATGGCTCACGTTCACGGACTGCACAGCCTGGGGACGGCACCATCCGCTGTCACTCAGGCTCCCCGACGGGCTAACCTCGGGAGGTCTATAGGGTCTGCCAGAGGAGGCCCCTTACCCGGTAGAGCAGCTCCTCCGGGGTCAGGACCTTGCCATCTTCGTCCAACCTGAGGGGGCACCAAAGCTCATGGGGTGCCGGGGCTGGGTCAAACCCCGCCCTCCCACTGCAGGCGACTCCACCAGAGAAACCCAGGCCCAGTTACCTGAAGGTCTTACAGAGCACCAGGCGGGAATACACGGAGGCAAAATCTCTCTCGACCTCCCGGCCTGCAGCCTGTGGGAACAGCACACGGTGTGAGTGTAGGGACAGGAAGATGCTGATTCAAAGCCCTTGGGGCCAACTGGGCACCTGTTACTGCCCTGCCAGCTCTTCCCATCCTCTCCGTGGGGCCCAGGGACAGGAAGGGCCTAAGATGGGTACTGGGGGGCACAGCAGGGCTGGTGCAGGGTGGGAGACATGGGCCAGCCACTGACTTACCTCCTCTATAAACAGCCAGGGGTGGCAGGCGCCCCCAAGCAGGGATGGCTTCTTCAGTCCATGTTCGAACAGGGCCTTAAGGGCCGGGCAGAGGGTCCCTCGCACGAGGTCTGTGACCCCCTCCGTCACTGAGTCGTCCCCCGCGATGGAATACTGATGGGAGGGATGGGTCTGAGAAAGCCCTGCCTGATACCTGCAGCCAGTTgccctcctctgtcctctctgccATGCTACAGGCCAGGACTCACTGGGGACACAGGCCCTGGCTAGGAGGATGCCAGCCGTGCCTAGCCCGCCCACCCCCTCACCTCTTTGCTGCGCTCATCCAGGACTTCCACAAACTTGGCTGGAAACCAGCCTGTGGGAAAAATAGGCCCTGTGAGGAGCAGCCACAGCtcaggcaggcagggcagggggaAGCTGGCCCAGGTGCTTCAGGGACCTCAAGGCAGGCAGGGGTAGAGAGAAGGGCCTGGCAGCGGCCAGGGTCACTGAAGGCTTCTGTGCCCaccccctcttccctctcccagctCAAGAGCAGACCAAGGCCCCCACCTCTCAGGCCGTTGAGCTCCCCCACCCAGCAGTGCTCGTCCTTCTGAGACACGATCTGCACAGGAGGAAAAACAGTAGGAACCAAAGCTGGGTGCCTGGGGCCAGCGCCGCCTGCACGCCCGATATGACTCCTCAGCAGCTAGGCCAGGCCAAGACCCCTACATCTTCACAAGAGCAGCTCTTGGCAGGGAAAGGGGTTGCAGTGGGGCTTGgtggagggaggctggggaaCGCGCCCCAGCCTGAGGACCTGTAGTCCAGCGCCCCCACGCACTGTGATGATGTCGTTCTTGCGGAAGCCCAGCTCGTCGTCGTCGTGCCGCTCGAAGTCCAGCAGGGCCTTGGCTCGGCGCCGGTGGCCGCGTGAACATGCCACGTAGTTCTCGTGGTCCCGCTGGTGGCTCTCCATGCTGTAGTCTGGAGTCAGCTCCTGCCACAGTGAACACAGGCCCACCAAGGGGGTTGGAGGAGTTAGGGCCATGTTTGGTACCAGCCCAGGGAGCTGGCCACTCACCACGCTGCAGTTTTTGGGGTCTGCGCACTGGAAGTGACGCGCCACGCGCAGGATGGCTTCCCGGAGGTCAGCCACCAGTTCTGTCTGCTTGATGTTCTTGGCCTTGAGTGCCTCCAGGTCATCCTCCCCTAGGAGGCCCAGAGAGCAATGGTGACCACGGCTCACTCCAGGCCCCCGAGGAAGCTCCACATCCACGTGAGCGTGAGGACAGACTGTTCCATGCCCACACTGCCTGGCACCCGCAGAGCTCTCACCGAAGAGCAGAGCAGTGATGGTGGACTTCCTCCGCTGGGTCCTGCGGCGAACAACCTGCACCATGAGGAGGGGGTCAGGGCGGTCCTGGCCCCCGGAAGAGAACCCACCAGCCCTTGGCTTATGCTCTCTCATCTAAAATGGCCTCTGATGCCGGCTCTGAGAGTTGAAAACAGATAATCAGTTCAGAGCTGGGTCTGCCTTCCTCCCAAACTGTGCCAGGGTCAGAACCTGAGACGCATGAAGCCCGAGGTGCCCTGGGTCACCCCACAGCTGTGGTCTGActgggccaggctggggtgcagagcAGGAAGGGCTGGTTGGTTTCCCATAGCCCCCGCACTTGCTCTGAACTTCAAGGTGACCCATTCTCCACATGCTGTGGGCCAAGTCAGGGCCCCCCATCCTGGGTCACCTGAGAGAGGTTGGTGAGGGTGCCGGTCCCCAGGAGCTGACCCTGGTCTGCAATGAGATAGGCCAGGTGCTTGCGGCGCTGAGTCTCCACAGCCACGTCGGTGAGGGAGCCGGCCAGCCGCATGGCCACCCCCAGAAGCAGCTCCGCGTCCTCTATCTGCGATGGGATATCCGATAGCGTGTTGAAGATGGAGGCTGAGTTCTCTGACTGGATCAGCTCTTCTTCCTGGGCCATGTCAGAGCAGGATGCAGGGAGAAGGTTGTTACTGCAGGAACCTGGCACTGAGCTGACCCCAACCCCCATCCTCAGGGACCCATTTGCCTTGGCACGGTTGTCAGGGGCCGGGGGACTGGTCTTGCCTGGCCCAGGGAGGTCTCTCACTCCCTGCCCCCCATCTCGGGCTCCTACTCCTCAGCCTGAAGTGGGGCCCGGGAGCACCTTGAGGTGCAGCATGCCCAGCGTGAGCTGGAACAGCACCCGGGAGCCCTCATAGAAAAACAGGTCCCAGATGCGCAGAAGCAGCTTGATGTCCACCACGCTGGCGAAGGCCGTGAGGAACCAGTGCAGTGTGATCAGGGACAGCTCTGTAAACACAGGAGCCGAAGCtgctggggaggaggtggaggaaacCTCCATCCCCAGAACTGGAGGGAGGTCCTCCCTGCCCAAGAGCGAAGGAGGGGATGGGGCAGGGAACACCGGAGAACAAAAGAGCGACAAAGACCAGAGTTGGGGGCTATGCCCCATCGCCCCTTGGCCATCCGCCTGAGGCCTCCAAGCTGCAGAATGGGAGCCACTGGCTCAGAGGCCCCTTACCGATGTCATGCTCCTGGAGCAGCTTGTCCAGGCGAGGCAGGTACTGGACAATGAGGTGGCGCAGGACCCGCTGGTCAGTCTGGACGCCCAGCAGGGTGGTGCTGAAGTAGGAGGCGGGGAGCAGGTCCTCGATGATGGCGCACATCATCCAGAAGgtgtcctcctcctccaggaacaGCAGGAGGCAGGCAGCCACCTGGCCAGGGCATGGGGATAAGGGCCCTCTACCCAGGTctttgtgcaaattagaaaagGTGCCCCTACCCTAGGGAGACCATTTAGCAAAAGCCTCTTGGGGGGCACACATGCTGGAACACAGGCCTTCCCCGGCTGCTTTCCTTGGCTGGCCTCAGTTTCACACCCTTTGGGGGGCCCCTCTGCTTGAATAACGTGCAGCTGCCCTGATCTCCTTGGGGACTCCCCTgtccccccacctcccctcctGCTGCCCCAGAGCGGGAGACCATTCCTTGTTAGGGGTCCTGGAGGAGGCCCTGGGGCTGTCACTGCCCTTGCCGGGGCTGTGCTCACCATACCAGTGCCCTGGCAGTAGCCGATCTCTGGGTAGAGCCAGGCCAGGGCCCGGAGCACCCTGCGCAGGCGGGGCACCCCGATGCTGCCCATGCTGGCGAAGCAGGCGTTGCTGGGCATGGTGCGCAGCAGGTCCTTCTCAATCTGTCCGGCAGCCATTGGCACCCACAACAACAAGACCTTGTGACACCCTGGGAGGGAGGCAGACCCCAGGCGGGCTTCTCCCCCAGGAATGGGGATTCCTTGTGTTCCTGGTCAAGGTCACCCTCCTCCCTTCAGGGTCAGCTCCCAGCCAGTGTGGAGCTGGGACATCAAATCCACCTGGGAAGCTTCATGCCAGACAGAGTGAATGAGAACGTGTGGCCCAAGGCCTGGAGTCTATATTTAGAGTCTCCATCTGTTCCTAAAGTGGACCCGGGCTTGGGAACCCCATCTCCAAACACCAATGGCCTTTTGGACAATTCTTTCTGTGGCCTACAGAGGACCCAGGAAGGAGCATGtatcctctcccccaccccccaacaaggGCACACTCCCAGAGCCCCAGGcagcctccctctctcctgccagccTCACCTGCTTGGCAGCAAGGGTCTCATCATTGGAGCTGTTCTTCACAATTTCGCGGTAGGACAGCTCGGAGTTCCTCTTCTTCTGCAGGGCCCCAGAGAGCCGCATCCACAGCTGAGGGAAGGGAGTCGCAAGGGCACTCAGTCTTTCTTGTGACACCTAATCATGGGGCCAAGACCCTCTCAAAACCCTGTGGGTCCCTGTGGCCACTTTACCTGTGGCCTCATGCCATGTGGGATGCCGGCCAGCACCAGGGAACGGAGCTTCTCAGAGCGGGGCAGAGAGACTGCAATCTTGTCCCAGGTGAGATCCCCCACGTCGTGGTTATGGGTGAACTCCAGGTGGGCCTGCCACCGCAGCCTCTGTGGAGCATCCTCCAGCAGTGGGGAGCTCGCCAGCAGACCAGAGCCAGGCTCACCACCTTCTGCCAAGAGACAGCCGAGGGACGCCGCAGtgagcagaggaggaagaaaaaagcatTCTCTACTACGTGTTCCGCAAGCAGCCAGGCCTCTGTCTTCAGGAGGGTCTCAGCTTCATGGCTCTAGGCCAGCTCTCTCCCGCCAGATCCAGAATGCCACAGCTAATGGCTTTCTGACAGCTCCAGGTGATCATCTAACCTGCACCTATGATGAGCAAAGCTCTTCATTGTCTCCTCAAAGCCACTCCTACCACAGTACTACCCAGATCCAGAAATGACACCTCCATTCTCCCGATGCTCAGCCTAAACCTTGGAGTCACCTCTGGCTCCTCCCTCGCCCAGACTCCACACTCAGTCCTTTACAAACCCATGGCCCTTGTCCAAGCCATCGTCCTTCATCCAGATTGCTGCACTGGCCCTCCCACTGACCTCCCTGTTGCTaccctcacctcccaaaggccgTTCTCCTCAGCAGCCACAGCAACCCTTCCAAAATgcaagtcagatcatgtcacacTGCTCAGAGCTGAGACTCAAAGGCAAGGGCTTTCCAGGGCTCCCTCAGCTGCTTCCTCTGGGCCATGCCCACTGTGTCCTCATCCCCTACCATTTTCCTCTTGCTCCCTCCCCTCCAATGACATGGTCTGAAAGGGCcacttcagggcctttgcacctctCCTTCCCCAGCTCTGCCCATTCCCCGGCTTCCTTATATATGATTTACTGCTCCTCTTCCCTGAAGTATTTTCCCAGCCCTTCTTGCTCCAGCATATTACATGCTTGTTTACGGCCTGTCTCCCTCTCTAAAATGAGAACTCCATGCAGTCGAGACCACCTTCAGTTTTGTTTAAGGGCCTAGGGGTGCAGCTGTGGAGACTACAGCACCCACAGTTGGGTTCAtgagatatttgttgaatgaatgaggtgAAGCTCTCCTGTGGCAGCCCAGCAATCTCTGGGTGAGCTCCATAGACAGCCTCGTCCTTATTCACCCAAAAGCCAATCCCTCAGCCCAGCTTTCAAGAACACCAACTTTAATGACTTTACCTACAGTAAAATGCACAAATGTTAGGTGTACATTTTGGTGTATAAACAAATGTCTAAGCAGTCTCAGTTCCATGGTGTAACAGTGAACACTCTGACCCCAGTGACCCAGCCAAACAGATACTTCATCATACCAGCAAGTTCCCTGTGTCCCTCTCAAACCAAACTTTTACCCTGCAACTACCTGCCTACAAATCAGAAGAACAGGGAAAACCCTTGTCAGAACTGGAAACGTGAGTGACCTGAAGGTGATCAGTTGCAGTCAATTAAAATGTCCTAGCCACAGGTCTGGCCTGGCATCCAGTTGTCTTGGCAGATGGCCTTCCCAATAGCCCACTCAGGACCAAAAGGCCCATTTATagtagaaaacaacagaaaaggatTGAGACTCAGTTATAGAAAAGTGGTTATCCAAATACTGTAAGTTCATTATGATATTATACAGCCACTGaaaatactcttttttcttttctgagacaaagtttcgctcttgttgcccaggctggagcgcaatggcatgatccctgctcactgcaacctccacctcctgggttcaagcgattctcctgcctcagcctcccgagtagctgggattacaggtgtgtaccatcacacctggcaaattttgtatttttagtagagaccgggtttcaccatgttagccaggctggtcttgaactcctggcctcaagtgatccacccacctcagcctcccaaagtgctgggattacaggcgtgagccaccacgtccagcctgaaTTTTTCAACTTCTCTACAGTGAACACTATTGCTTTTACTATCAGGTGAGGTTCAGTaaaatttatctcaaaaaaaaacagaggttTCCCACACTTATAACAGTATCACCCTCAGATACACTCTGTCCTTAAATCTGGAACTGTGACGCATCAGAGCTCAGCCGTCACATCTGAGTAATTCCAATCAAGGGAGCGGAGTCCTCCCCAAAGAATCAGCAACATGACCCACAAAAGGGGCTCAATGTTACCTTCCTTGTACACACGGAAACCAAACTCATCGTAGTAGAAATCTGGTTGCTCTGCTGACTCTTCCTTCTAGAATCAGGATGAGATTGAAGTCAGTTGTCTGTACCCTAGCTGGAGGCCTCAGGTCTGAAAGATGCCACCCACAGGGTTGCCTGCTAAAATCCCACCCAGCCTTCAAGCTCAGATCAAAGGCTACTCTTCCAAAAGCCTTCTCTGGTTACCAATCTCCTCTGAACCTTCTAGCTTCCTTGTTCTTCTCAGAGgtcaaagataataaaaatcaagGCAAGAAACATGTTTTATGCATTTGTGTCCCTATAATACCGACAGCATACTGCCACAGTGATTGACTCACACAGGCACATGGAGCTAAGATACCATCTCTGGTGGGGACCCCATAACCCTGTGTGAGATGGCCACCTCTTCCTGGGCAGCCTGCAGAGCTGGGTCCCCTTCATACCGCAGTGTGGGAGCACAGCAGGCTGGTGCCTGGCTAACTGCTGTACCTGTGTATACTTGGCCAGGATCTCCTGGGGCCATATGCTCGGAGTCAGGGCTGAGAAAGGGCCACAGGCAGAAGGTGTATGGCTTCCTAAAACCAAAGAGGACCAGGAGAACAATCAAGAAAATGCAgaggcaggccaggcgcagtggctcacacctgtaatctcagcactttgggaggccgaggtggacggatcacctgaggtcaggaatttgagaccagcctagccaacatggtgaaacccatctctactaaaaatacaaaattagctgggcatggtggcacatgcctgtaatcccagctacttgggaggctgaggcaggagaatggcttgaacccagcaggcggaggttgcagtgagcagggatcatgccattgcgctccagcctgggcaacaagagcgaaactctgtctaaaaaaaaggaaaaaagaaaatgcagaggcAAAATTCAAGTCAGGAAATATGCTCTCCCTGTAAGAACACCAGCATTAAAGGGACTAGCCCATCTCAAGCGTTatggggagggaaggagcagaATGAAAGAAACCTCCTAGAGATCAGCAAATTTCTAGAGAAGAGGGGGAAGAAACAGCAGCACGTTACAAAACATGACCAAACTTCATCTTCCAGCCTCTTTCTCCACCTGAGGAGTGCAGATCTGCAGGCTGCAGGGCCGGAGGAGGAGAGCTGGAGAGCGGAGTGAGAAGGAAGTTTTAATAACTTTCTCAGCCAGCCAGAAGCCTTCCCTACCATCTCCACCTCTCTTATCTGGATGGTGTTTTATGGAAAACAAACAAGCCAGCTTCCACCCCTCTGGCTCCTCTGTGAGAGCTTCACACCCCGTTTCCAAGTCCGGCCCCTGCTTCTACCTGACATCGTGCTGTGGGGCTGGCAAGTCTTCTGTAGCTCCAGGCTCGGAAGTCTCCTATCCTGCTATCTTAGAGCTGGAAGGCGCCTCAGGCTTCATCTGGTCCAGAATCATCTGCCCTGTTAGAAGAGTAAAGAGGAaagtcattctatttttatttatttatttattttagacagagtctcgctcggtcacccaggctggagtgcagtagtgtgatctcggctcactgcaacctctgcctcctgggttcaagagattcttctgcttcagcctcccgagtagctgagactacaggggtgcgccaccacaccaggtgatttttgtatttttagtagagatggggtttcactacattggccaggctggtcttgaactcttgaccttgtgatccccccacctcggcctcccaaagtgttgggttataggcatgagccaccacacccagcctgaggaAAGCCATTCTAAAACACCCTCTCTCCTACAAAGAGGAGCCCTTTCCACCCACACTCTGATTTTGCTAGCCTGGAGGCAGTGGGAACTGAAGTCTTAGCCATTGTTTAacaagggaaggggaaaaaaaaaaatcactttgcccatttttatttttgtttattattttttgagacgggtctcgctctgtggcccaggcttgagtgcagtggatcttggctcactgcagcctccacctcctgggctcaagcgatcctcccacgtagctgagactacaggcatgcaccaccatgcctggctaattgttgtatttttttgtagagataggttttcgccatgttgcccaagctggtctcgaactcctgggctcaagcaatcaatctgcctgccctagcctcccaaagtgcttgggattacaggtgtgagccaccattcccagcagctatttgtcttttttttttttgagacagggtctcacccaggttgcagtgcaggggcacaatcacagctcactgcagccttgacctcctaagctcatgggatcctcccaccttagcctcccaagtatctggggctgtaggcacatgccaccacgcccggctaatttttgtatttcttgtggagatagagtttcaccatgtttcccaggctggtctcaaactcctaagctcaacagatccacctgcttcagcctaccaaaCTGCTGGGTTTacgagcatgagccaccgcacccagtcaagcCTTTTACTTGTGACCACAGAATGAAAGGCTCTCACTATGAAAGGAAGTGGAGGTAACAATGAGGAGATGTGGTTGAAAGATTTCAAGACAAGTTACATTCCAGTTTTTGAAATCATATTTACCTAAACCTggcactgaaaaaaaatttacttttgccATTTTTCAGACAACGAGAGTTCAGAAATGACAGTTGTTAATCCTGGTCCATAGCAGAACCTATTCTCCATGCAATCTGCCATGGAATTCTGGTGTTGGGAATTCTAGTAAATCGCGAAGAATTAGGTAAGTGAGaagcaaaaaagaggaaaatcaaaCCATCACTTCAAAGGAGCTATGAGAAAATCCCAGTTCTCTTTAAAGACATACAAGTATGGGGACAAAAGCAGCTCCTGTGGGCAGCccagctgtggtcccagcctcTGCTCCTGCCCCAGACAAACACTGGCCAAGTTTAGGATAAAGGCCAAAGCAGAACATTCCTGAACATTCCTGACCATTATAGAGGTTTGGTGCCCAGTG
This is a stretch of genomic DNA from Papio anubis isolate 15944 chromosome 16, Panubis1.0, whole genome shotgun sequence. It encodes these proteins:
- the SGSM3 gene encoding small G protein signaling modulator 3 isoform X13, coding for MSGSHTPSACGPFSALTPSIWPQEILAKYTQKEESAEQPDFYYDEFGFRVYKEEGGEPGSGLLASSPLLEDAPQRLRWQAHLEFTHNHDVGDLTWDKIAVSLPRSEKLRSLVLAGIPHGMRPQLWMRLSGALQKKRNSELSYREIVKNSSNDETLAAKQIEKDLLRTMPSNACFASMGSIGVPRLRRVLRALAWLYPEIGYCQGTGMVAACLLLFLEEEDTFWMMCAIIEDLLPASYFSTTLLGVQTDQRVLRHLIVQYLPRLDKLLQEHDIELSLITLHWFLTAFASVVDIKLLLRIWDLFFYEGSRVLFQLTLGMLHLKEEELIQSENSASIFNTLSDIPSQIEDAELLLGVAMRLAGSLTDVAVETQRRKHLAYLIADQGQLLGTGTLTNLSQVVRRRTQRRKSTITALLFGEDDLEALKAKNIKQTELVADLREAILRVARHFQCADPKNCSVELTPDYSMESHQRDHENYVACSRGHRRRAKALLDFERHDDDELGFRKNDIITIVSQKDEHCWVGELNGLRGWFPAKFVEVLDERSKEYSIAGDDSVTEGVTDLVRGTLCPALKALFEHGLKKPSLLGGACHPWLFIEEAAGREVERDFASVYSRLVLCKTFRLDEDGKVLTPEELLYRAVQSVNVSHDAVHAQMDVKLRSLICVGLNEQVLHLWLEVLCSSLPTVEKWYQPWSFLRSPGWVQIKCELRVLCCFAFSLSQDWELPAKREAQQPLKEGVRDMLVKHHLFSWDVDG
- the SGSM3 gene encoding small G protein signaling modulator 3 isoform X11 — its product is MSGSHTPSACGPFSALTPSIWPQEILAKYTQKEESAEQPDFYYDEFGFRVYKEEGGEPGSGLLASSPLLEDAPQRLRWQAHLEFTHNHDVGDLTWDKIAVSLPRSEKLRSLVLAGIPHGMRPQLWMRLSGALQKKRNSELSYREIVKNSSNDETLAAKQIEKDLLRTMPSNACFASMGSIGVPRLRRVLRALAWLYPEIGYCQGTGMVAACLLLFLEEEDTFWMMCAIIEDLLPASYFSTTLLGVQTDQRVLRHLIVQYLPRLDKLLQEHDIELSLITLHWFLTAFASVVDIKLLLRIWDLFFYEGSRVLFQLTLGMLHLKEEELIQSENSASIFNTLSDIPSQIEDAELLLGVAMRLAGSLTDVAVETQRRKHLAYLIADQGQLLGTGTLTNLSQVVRRRTQRRKSTITALLFGEDDLEALKAKNIKQTELVADLREAILRVARHFQCADPKNCSVELTPDYSMESHQRDHENYVACSRGHRRRAKALLDFERHDDDELGFRKNDIITIVSQKDEHCWVGELNGLRGWFPAKFVEVLDERSKEYSIAGDDSVTEGVTDLVRGTLCPALKALFEHGLKKPSLLGGACHPWLFIEEAAGREVERDFASVYSRLVLCKTFRLDEDGKVLTPEELLYRAVQSVNVSHDAVHAQMDVKLRSLICVGLNEQVLHLWLEVLCSSLPTVEKWYQPWSFLRSPGWVQIKCELRVLCCFAFSLSQDWELPAKREVGGVGLVRPVLMELPKPFTGWLRWGHRVLVSVVRNHPSHAQGL
- the SGSM3 gene encoding small G protein signaling modulator 3 isoform X2, with product MSGSHTPSACGPFSALTPSIWPQEILAKYTQKEESAEQPDFYYDEFGFRVYKEEGGEPGSGLLASSPLLEDAPQRLRWQAHLEFTHNHDVGDLTWDKIAVSLPRSEKLRSLVLAGIPHGMRPQLWMRLSGALQKKRNSELSYREIVKNSSNDETLAAKQIEKDLLRTMPSNACFASMGSIGVPRLRRVLRALAWLYPEIGYCQGTGMVAACLLLFLEEEDTFWMMCAIIEDLLPASYFSTTLLGVQTDQRVLRHLIVQYLPRLDKLLQEHDIELSLITLHWFLTAFASVVDIKLLLRIWDLFFYEGSRVLFQLTLGMLHLKEEELIQSENSASIFNTLSDIPSQIEDAELLLGVAMRLAGSLTDVAVETQRRKHLAYLIADQGQLLGTGTLTNLSQVVRRRTQRRKSTITALLFGESSAGARQCGHGTVCPHAHVDVELPRGPGVSRGHHCSLGLLGEDDLEALKAKNIKQTELVADLREAILRVARHFQCADPKNCSVELTPDYSMESHQRDHENYVACSRGHRRRAKALLDFERHDDDELGFRKNDIITIVSQKDEHCWVGELNGLRGWFPAKFVEVLDERSKEYSIAGDDSVTEGVTDLVRGTLCPALKALFEHGLKKPSLLGGACHPWLFIEEAAGREVERDFASVYSRLVLCKTFRLDEDGKVLTPEELLYRAVQSVNVSHDAVHAQMDVKLRSLICVGLNEQVLHLWLEVLCSSLPTVEKWYQPWSFLRSPGWVQIKCELRVLCCFAFSLSQDWELPAKREVGGVGLVRPVLMELPKPFTGWLRWGHRVLVSVVRNHPSHAQGL
- the SGSM3 gene encoding small G protein signaling modulator 3 isoform X7 — translated: MSGSHTPSACGPFSALTPSIWPQEILAKYTQKEESAEQPDFYYDEFGFRVYKEEGGEPGSGLLASSPLLEDAPQRLRWQAHLEFTHNHDVGDLTWDKIAVSLPRSEKLRSLVLAGIPHGMRPQLWMRLSGALQKKRNSELSYREIVKNSSNDETLAAKQGVTRSCCCGCQWLPDRLRRTCCAPCPATPASPAWAASGCPACAGCSGPWPGSTQRSATARALVAACLLLFLEEEDTFWMMCAIIEDLLPASYFSTTLLGVQTDQRVLRHLIVQYLPRLDKLLQEHDIELSLITLHWFLTAFASVVDIKLLLRIWDLFFYEGSRVLFQLTLGMLHLKEEELIQSENSASIFNTLSDIPSQIEDAELLLGVAMRLAGSLTDVAVETQRRKHLAYLIADQGQLLGTGTLTNLSQVVRRRTQRRKSTITALLFGEDDLEALKAKNIKQTELVADLREAILRVARHFQCADPKNCSVELTPDYSMESHQRDHENYVACSRGHRRRAKALLDFERHDDDELGFRKNDIITIVSQKDEHCWVGELNGLRGWFPAKFVEVLDERSKEYSIAGDDSVTEGVTDLVRGTLCPALKALFEHGLKKPSLLGGACHPWLFIEEAAGREVERDFASVYSRLVLCKTFRLDEDGKVLTPEELLYRAVQSVNVSHDAVHAQMDVKLRSLICVGLNEQVLHLWLEVLCSSLPTVEKWYQPWSFLRSPGWVQIKCELRVLCCFAFSLSQDWELPAKREVGGVGLVRPVLMELPKPFTGWLRWGHRVLVSVVRNHPSHAQGL
- the SGSM3 gene encoding small G protein signaling modulator 3 isoform X4 produces the protein MSGSHTPSACGPFSALTPSIWPQEILAKYTQKEESAEQPDFYYDEFGFRVYKEEGGEPGSGLLASSPLLEDAPQRLRWQAHLEFTHNHDVGDLTWDKIAVSLPRSEKLRSLVLAGIPHGMRPQLWMRLSGALQKKRNSELSYREIVKNSSNDETLAAKQGVTRSCCCGCQWLPDRLRRTCCAPCPATPASPAWAASGCPACAGCSGPWPGSTQRSATARALVAACLLLFLEEEDTFWMMCAIIEDLLPASYFSTTLLGVQTDQRVLRHLIVQYLPRLDKLLQEHDIELSLITLHWFLTAFASVVDIKLLLRIWDLFFYEGSRVLFQLTLGMLHLKEEELIQSENSASIFNTLSDIPSQIEDAELLLGVAMRLAGSLTDVAVETQRRKHLAYLIADQGQLLGTGTLTNLSQVVRRRTQRRKSTITALLFGESSAGARQCGHGTVCPHAHVDVELPRGPGVSRGHHCSLGLLGEDDLEALKAKNIKQTELVADLREAILRVARHFQCADPKNCSVELTPDYSMESHQRDHENYVACSRGHRRRAKALLDFERHDDDELGFRKNDIITIVSQKDEHCWVGELNGLRGWFPAKFVEVLDERSKEYSIAGDDSVTEGVTDLVRGTLCPALKALFEHGLKKPSLLGGACHPWLFIEEAAGREVERDFASVYSRLVLCKTFRLDEDGKVLTPEELLYRAVQSVNVSHDAVHAQMDVKLRSLICVGLNEQVLHLWLEVLCSSLPTVEKWYQPWSFLRSPGWVQIKCELRVLCCFAFSLSQDWELPAKREAQQPLKEGVRDMLVKHHLFSWDVDG
- the SGSM3 gene encoding small G protein signaling modulator 3 isoform X10 — encoded protein: MSEGGEPGSGLLASSPLLEDAPQRLRWQAHLEFTHNHDVGDLTWDKIAVSLPRSEKLRSLVLAGIPHGMRPQLWMRLSGALQKKRNSELSYREIVKNSSNDETLAAKQGVTRSCCCGCQWLPDRLRRTCCAPCPATPASPAWAASGCPACAGCSGPWPGSTQRSATARALVAACLLLFLEEEDTFWMMCAIIEDLLPASYFSTTLLGVQTDQRVLRHLIVQYLPRLDKLLQEHDIELSLITLHWFLTAFASVVDIKLLLRIWDLFFYEGSRVLFQLTLGMLHLKEEELIQSENSASIFNTLSDIPSQIEDAELLLGVAMRLAGSLTDVAVETQRRKHLAYLIADQGQLLGTGTLTNLSQVVRRRTQRRKSTITALLFGESSAGARQCGHGTVCPHAHVDVELPRGPGVSRGHHCSLGLLGEDDLEALKAKNIKQTELVADLREAILRVARHFQCADPKNCSVELTPDYSMESHQRDHENYVACSRGHRRRAKALLDFERHDDDELGFRKNDIITIVSQKDEHCWVGELNGLRGWFPAKFVEVLDERSKEYSIAGDDSVTEGVTDLVRGTLCPALKALFEHGLKKPSLLGGACHPWLFIEEAAGREVERDFASVYSRLVLCKTFRLDEDGKVLTPEELLYRAVQSVNVSHDAVHAQMDVKLRSLICVGLNEQVLHLWLEVLCSSLPTVEKWYQPWSFLRSPGWVQIKCELRVLCCFAFSLSQDWELPAKREVGGVGLVRPVLMELPKPFTGWLRWGHRVLVSVVRNHPSHAQGL
- the SGSM3 gene encoding small G protein signaling modulator 3 isoform X6, with translation MSGSHTPSACGPFSALTPSIWPQEILAKYTQKEESAEQPDFYYDEFGFRVYKEEGGEPGSGLLASSPLLEDAPQRLRWQAHLEFTHNHDVGDLTWDKIAVSLPRSEKLRSLVLAGIPHGMRPQLWMRLSGALQKKRNSELSYREIVKNSSNDETLAAKQGVTRSCCCGCQWLPDRLRRTCCAPCPATPASPAWAASGCPACAGCSGPWPGSTQRSATARALVAACLLLFLEEEDTFWMMCAIIEDLLPASYFSTTLLGVQTDQRVLRHLIVQYLPRLDKLLQEHDIELSLITLHWFLTAFASVVDIKLLLRIWDLFFYEGSRVLFQLTLGMLHLKEEELIQSENSASIFNTLSDIPSQIEDAELLLGVAMRLAGSLTDVAVETQRRKHLAYLIADQGQLLGTGTLTNLSQVVRRRTQRRKSTITALLFGEDDLEALKAKNIKQTELVADLREAILRVARHFQCADPKNCSVELTPDYSMESHQRDHENYVACSRGHRRRAKALLDFERHDDDELGFRKNDIITVRGGAGLQIVSQKDEHCWVGELNGLRGWFPAKFVEVLDERSKEYSIAGDDSVTEGVTDLVRGTLCPALKALFEHGLKKPSLLGGACHPWLFIEEAAGREVERDFASVYSRLVLCKTFRLDEDGKVLTPEELLYRAVQSVNVSHDAVHAQMDVKLRSLICVGLNEQVLHLWLEVLCSSLPTVEKWYQPWSFLRSPGWVQIKCELRVLCCFAFSLSQDWELPAKREVGGVGLVRPVLMELPKPFTGWLRWGHRVLVSVVRNHPSHAQGL